The sequence TTTCAACAGATTTCATGCAAAAAAACTAATATGATCACTATGTTGAGAAGAAGTATGTTATAATAAAAAAGTAATTAGATAAATATATTAAAAAACGATAGGGGGGAAAAAATGAAAAAGTTCACTATTTTTATTTTTTTTAATTTTTTTGTCTTTAACTGTTTATCCTATAGAATATTTAATACTCAAATCTGATATTACAGGAGATCTGGAGGGAAGGGTTGAAGTTCCTTATTTTTTTGGTTCAAAAAGTGAACCTACCACATTACTTTTAAACGCTTACATTTCAAAGGATGTTGAAAATTTTCTTAGTGAATGGTATGATAATTCTTTAAATTTACCCCTTCTTGAGGAAGATATAAAGCCTATTATAGAGGCTGTTATTGAATCTCAAGTTGGATATCTTTCTTCAAGCTTTGTTAGTTTTTATATGGACTATTTTTCTTTTCAAACTTATCAAGCTCATCCAATGACTGTTCGTAAAACATATAATTATGATTTATGTAGGAACAAATTCGTAAGTATCTATGATATATTAGGGGATAATACAAAGGAAAGCAGAAAAATTATCATAGATACTATAAACTCAGAAATAAAAAGTAATAGTGAATTTTATTTTAATACCAAAATCGATACTCTTGATTATTATCAAGATTATTACATTTTTGAAGATAATTTAGTAATAGTTTTTCAGCTTTATGAGATTGCTCCTTATGTTTCAGGTATAAGAGAATTCAGTTTTCCTTTAGATAAATTGGGGATACAATTGTCTAACGAGGGGGTAAAACATTGATTAAGGCGGTTAATTTAACAAAAAAGTTCAAGGATTTCACAGCGGTTCATGAGGTTAATCTTGATGTTAAACCAGGTGAAATTTACGGTTTTTTAGGTCCCAATGGGGCAGGTAAAACAACAACTATTAGAATGCTTACCGGCACATTAAAGCCAACATCCGGCCAAATTCTTATTTTGGATAAAGATTACAATAACTATGAA comes from Petrotoga sp. 9PW.55.5.1 and encodes:
- a CDS encoding RsiV family protein, giving the protein MSLTVYPIEYLILKSDITGDLEGRVEVPYFFGSKSEPTTLLLNAYISKDVENFLSEWYDNSLNLPLLEEDIKPIIEAVIESQVGYLSSSFVSFYMDYFSFQTYQAHPMTVRKTYNYDLCRNKFVSIYDILGDNTKESRKIIIDTINSEIKSNSEFYFNTKIDTLDYYQDYYIFEDNLVIVFQLYEIAPYVSGIREFSFPLDKLGIQLSNEGVKH